From Barnesiella propionica, one genomic window encodes:
- a CDS encoding leucine-rich repeat protein yields the protein MKKIYSLFLLLFIALSSVAQITVQGRPHKAAKVLNTAGIAIPMDEFTMDMIENWSGEGENRAALVVQWNADNETYAMVWGYRWPASEKATGESMIRAIAASDRYFFAMAEGGTSYGSTIAGMGYDTNRNGYFAIQKDGTIVTPNEEGMMIAGSYSYDGWTCVDPEDYWQSGWYAGYWSYWVKEEGGSFGYSGLGATNRVLKNNSWDGWNFAINMLSQPWKPFVPAPKNGLTKPAIKEQPENLVVSAGETAEFSFTAKGDSLTYQWYKDYTPIQDADTSIYVISSATAGDAGEYYCVFGNRLGNMSTDTVTLTVGDKELYYNKTSSSAPYEAEVIYNTKYLTYSGKLNIPSTVTIDGQTYNVTAIAANAFENCPKILSVTIPESVTSIGKQSFNGCTGLTEIIIPGQVSSIGSGAFLNCTNLSSVTMGQSVSSIGESAFQATGLVNVSMPAHVSVIGKKAFMNCSLLENISLNEQLAIIEDSAFFSCVKLNAIEIPNQVTKLGKYALYGCSELKTIALGTQLAAIEEYTFKDCGELTAVTIPDNILSIGNYAFDNCTGLKTTAIGNGVTHIGNYAFSECDKLASVTLGNKVSSIGSYAFNRCSLVTGINFPNSLRSIGERAFFYCSSLADAPLNEGLATIEPYAFYNCAFTAISIPNSVTALGSYTFSNCTKLLTVKIGTGITELADYLFNSCTTLKEIIIPQNIVSLGSSALGYCKGLKSVNIPNSVISIGDRIFQRCDSLESIILSGNVSKLGTYAFDNCKNLVSATINAEISALPNYTFNNCAKLTEVKLSPTITALGTYVFQNCTSLARLPLTDNIVSIGNYAFAGCNALTSVIIPDHIQTAGTYLFNSCKGLTSVSIGKGMTKLSDYMFQNCSALDDVTIPENITTMGSNVFKYCTSLEKISLPEKIETLGTYTFYGCTKLKSVVLPDSLTSIGNYSFQDCKALAQINIPENVSSLGTYTFRNCTALTSLVIGDKVTSVGTYMLYGCTGLKSVKIGKSVTSIGTYVFNGCTGLEKIYSYNVTPPTCQSSTFTKVPTTCKIYVPEEAIENYKALIYWKDFSISAILPDLAIISTTPVMDFGSGVTSYVNADNKVFTVTFNRNIVSEDAVSVILKAHGVIAEGQTLSTSVENNVLTVNREGENLAAGKYSIIISTDKGDMNILFTVLEELKITATTPDMDFGSGVTSYVNADNKVFTVTFNRNIVSEDAVIVALKVNGAVAEGQTLSTSVENNVLTVNREGENLAAGEYSLIISTDKGNMNILFTVLEDLKITATMPDMDFGSGDIPEIKSETATFTVTFNRNIREEDAISVSLISGETAVEGQTIETSYDNNVLTIHRKGDHLSKGIYAFVITANKKIFNVNFKVSDTMGTEKNDGEKTILFQSYFTTGGVRLVKPIQGINIVKTLYEDGSVEIEKIYIK from the coding sequence ATGAAAAAAATTTATTCATTGTTTTTATTGCTGTTCATTGCATTGTCCTCAGTCGCACAAATAACCGTGCAAGGGCGTCCGCATAAAGCGGCAAAAGTATTGAACACCGCCGGGATAGCGATTCCCATGGACGAATTCACCATGGACATGATCGAGAATTGGAGCGGTGAAGGAGAGAACCGGGCGGCACTTGTCGTACAATGGAATGCCGACAACGAAACTTATGCCATGGTATGGGGTTACCGCTGGCCGGCAAGCGAGAAAGCGACGGGAGAATCCATGATACGCGCTATCGCCGCATCGGACAGATATTTCTTCGCCATGGCCGAAGGCGGAACCAGTTACGGAAGTACTATAGCCGGTATGGGATACGACACCAACAGGAACGGGTATTTTGCAATACAAAAGGACGGAACAATCGTAACTCCTAATGAAGAAGGTATGATGATAGCCGGCAGTTATAGTTACGATGGCTGGACTTGCGTAGACCCGGAAGATTACTGGCAATCGGGATGGTATGCCGGTTATTGGTCTTACTGGGTGAAAGAAGAGGGAGGAAGTTTCGGATACAGCGGGCTGGGAGCAACCAACCGTGTCTTAAAGAACAATAGCTGGGACGGATGGAACTTTGCCATAAACATGTTGTCACAGCCCTGGAAACCCTTCGTTCCCGCTCCCAAAAACGGACTGACGAAACCGGCGATCAAAGAGCAGCCTGAAAATCTGGTCGTTTCAGCAGGCGAGACTGCCGAATTTTCATTCACGGCAAAAGGAGACAGCCTTACCTACCAATGGTATAAAGATTATACTCCTATACAAGATGCCGATACATCGATATATGTCATTTCTTCTGCCACCGCCGGAGATGCCGGAGAATATTACTGTGTTTTCGGGAACAGGCTCGGAAATATGTCGACAGATACCGTTACCTTAACCGTAGGAGATAAAGAACTCTATTATAACAAAACTTCTTCATCTGCTCCTTATGAGGCGGAAGTCATTTATAATACAAAGTATCTTACCTATTCAGGTAAATTGAATATACCTTCGACAGTAACTATCGATGGTCAGACATATAATGTAACGGCGATTGCAGCAAACGCCTTCGAAAATTGCCCAAAAATATTATCCGTTACGATTCCCGAAAGCGTGACTTCTATCGGGAAACAATCCTTTAACGGATGTACCGGATTGACCGAAATAATTATACCCGGCCAGGTATCCAGTATAGGAAGCGGTGCGTTCCTGAATTGTACGAATTTAAGTTCCGTAACGATGGGACAGAGTGTTTCTTCCATCGGAGAATCTGCATTTCAGGCGACAGGCCTGGTTAACGTCAGCATGCCGGCCCATGTATCAGTTATCGGTAAAAAAGCATTTATGAATTGTTCCTTACTGGAAAATATATCTTTAAACGAACAACTTGCTATTATCGAGGATTCCGCCTTTTTCAGTTGCGTAAAACTCAATGCTATCGAAATTCCCAACCAAGTAACTAAATTAGGGAAATACGCATTATACGGATGTTCTGAACTGAAAACCATTGCTTTAGGCACTCAACTGGCGGCCATAGAAGAATACACTTTTAAAGATTGCGGGGAATTAACGGCGGTGACTATTCCCGATAATATTCTTAGCATCGGGAATTATGCGTTTGACAACTGTACCGGATTGAAAACAACTGCTATAGGCAACGGCGTTACGCATATAGGAAATTACGCATTCAGCGAATGTGATAAACTCGCATCTGTTACCTTGGGAAATAAAGTATCTTCTATAGGTTCTTATGCGTTCAACCGTTGCAGCCTGGTGACCGGAATCAACTTTCCCAACAGCCTCAGAAGTATAGGCGAACGCGCGTTCTTTTACTGCTCCAGCCTGGCAGATGCTCCGCTTAACGAAGGTCTTGCAACCATAGAACCGTATGCTTTTTATAATTGCGCATTTACCGCAATATCCATACCGAATAGCGTAACCGCACTGGGAAGTTATACGTTCTCCAATTGCACCAAGCTATTAACAGTAAAAATTGGCACCGGAATAACCGAACTGGCAGATTATCTGTTCAACTCCTGTACTACTTTAAAAGAGATCATTATTCCTCAGAATATTGTATCTTTGGGATCAAGCGCCCTGGGATACTGTAAAGGGCTAAAATCCGTCAACATCCCCAACAGTGTGATCTCTATCGGTGACCGCATATTCCAGAGATGCGATTCTTTGGAATCCATCATTTTATCCGGCAATGTCTCTAAATTGGGAACCTATGCTTTCGATAATTGCAAAAATCTGGTCTCGGCAACCATCAACGCCGAAATATCTGCACTGCCCAACTACACATTCAATAATTGCGCGAAACTGACGGAAGTAAAACTGTCCCCGACTATAACGGCGTTAGGAACTTACGTATTCCAAAACTGTACATCATTAGCCAGGTTGCCTCTAACGGATAACATTGTTTCTATCGGTAATTATGCATTTGCCGGCTGTAACGCCCTTACTTCGGTAATAATTCCCGATCATATACAAACCGCAGGAACTTACCTGTTCAATAGTTGTAAAGGTCTTACATCGGTAAGCATAGGAAAAGGCATGACAAAACTGTCCGACTATATGTTCCAGAACTGCAGTGCACTGGACGATGTTACCATTCCCGAGAATATAACCACGATGGGAAGCAACGTATTCAAATATTGTACATCTTTAGAAAAGATATCATTACCGGAGAAGATAGAAACACTGGGAACCTATACTTTCTACGGCTGTACGAAACTCAAATCTGTAGTATTACCGGATAGCCTTACCTCTATCGGGAATTACTCTTTTCAGGATTGTAAAGCCCTTGCCCAAATAAATATCCCTGAAAACGTATCTTCACTGGGAACCTATACATTCCGCAATTGTACCGCCTTAACGTCACTGGTTATCGGCGATAAAGTTACATCCGTCGGGACCTATATGTTATATGGCTGTACCGGATTGAAATCGGTAAAAATAGGAAAATCGGTAACTTCTATAGGAACTTACGTTTTTAACGGATGTACCGGACTTGAAAAGATATACAGTTATAATGTTACGCCGCCAACTTGTCAAAGCTCGACTTTCACAAAAGTCCCTACTACCTGTAAAATATATGTACCCGAAGAAGCGATAGAAAATTATAAAGCCCTAATTTACTGGAAAGATTTCAGTATTTCCGCCATTCTGCCCGATCTCGCAATCATATCTACGACTCCGGTTATGGACTTCGGAAGCGGTGTAACCAGCTACGTAAATGCCGATAATAAAGTATTTACCGTTACTTTCAACCGCAACATCGTTTCCGAAGATGCCGTTTCCGTTATATTGAAAGCCCATGGTGTCATAGCCGAAGGACAAACGCTTTCTACTTCTGTAGAAAATAATGTACTGACCGTGAACCGTGAAGGGGAAAATCTTGCAGCAGGTAAGTACTCAATCATTATATCTACGGATAAAGGCGACATGAATATTCTTTTCACTGTTTTGGAAGAGCTCAAGATCACAGCGACAACACCGGATATGGATTTCGGAAGCGGGGTAACCTCCTATGTAAATGCCGATAATAAAGTATTTACCGTTACTTTCAACCGGAACATCGTTTCCGAAGATGCTGTTATTGTTGCTTTGAAAGTTAACGGTGCCGTAGCCGAAGGACAAACGCTTTCTACTTCTGTAGAAAATAATGTACTGACTGTGAACAGAGAGGGTGAGAATCTTGCAGCAGGTGAGTACTCGCTCATTATATCTACGGATAAAGGCAATATGAATATTCTTTTCACCGTTCTGGAAGACCTTAAAATCACGGCAACTATGCCGGATATGGATTTCGGAAGCGGAGATATTCCTGAAATTAAATCAGAAACAGCAACTTTCACTGTGACTTTCAATCGCAATATCAGAGAAGAAGATGCAATCTCCGTATCGCTGATATCCGGAGAAACAGCAGTAGAAGGTCAGACTATCGAAACATCTTATGATAATAACGTATTGACTATTCACAGGAAAGGAGATCATCTTTCAAAAGGAATTTATGCATTTGTCATAACCGCTAACAAGAAGATATTTAACGTCAATTTCAAAGTATCCGATACAATGGGTACAGAAAAAAACGACGGAGAAAAAACAATACTTTTCCAATCTTACTTTACAACCGGCGGGGTACGCTTAGTGAAACCTATACAAGGTATCAATATCGTAAAAACTCTCTATGAAGACGGTTCGGTGGAAATTGAAAAAATTTACATAAAATAA
- a CDS encoding DUF5074 domain-containing protein → MKRHIFFLFTIITGSLYNYLPAISPSDIGYWIGEGGNESIVSISWNDGKKPETLAWGYRTGRETTIIDMLNDLVKNDPRLFSLMRQQGIYKVDGLGFDLNGEHTISMTVGGNTAYPKYSKTGQFTATPGNYNTWRCSDDEDHWNSPSKTEAGEWHCCVITDDGTKTILDAESVNSQTVHNGYNYIWYYEIPGKDLPPYEQAIAVDPYITEDVDYTHGIFFINEDWFGWDNGSLNFLDKNGKMIYRAFRRENDNTETLGVTTQFGCIYGDNFYFISKQAKTSPEAKSGGKLVIADARTLKKKIAFDEIGGGDGRSFLGVNEKTGYIGTTNGIFVFDMENFKLGDIIEGTGKGSTYEGQIGIMIRTGEYVFAAKQNTGVLVIDPDKNEIKTTINLPQISTITMSKDGYIWAGAETNYLLKINPYTLETSRTGLPDVMQINSSWGAWNAGSLCASTQHNILYFTHSSHIIRYDIDNDTFDTEFFELPGQESEYKQIFYGSCLRVDPVTDNLIITATESGYLTHFMQNWIHVVDGTSGALINTIRPETYYWFPALPVFPDNYPPLISGFENISMVTNVYKIYLGDKVSDADNMACAILKTATTEDTSVATVSVEADTLVITGHKKGKTTLTLKVNSNGKTAVQTVSLEIGKISSSNKTNLSLVSVSPNPAKDILTIKERKGHEVSLVNKYGQIILRHRITSDSEKINIASLPGGLYILQISSKGEPSDTVKVLKL, encoded by the coding sequence ATGAAAAGACATATATTCTTTTTATTTACTATTATTACCGGCAGTTTATACAATTATTTGCCGGCAATCTCTCCCTCCGATATAGGCTACTGGATAGGCGAAGGAGGAAACGAGTCGATAGTCTCGATCAGTTGGAATGACGGGAAAAAGCCTGAAACTCTGGCATGGGGATATCGCACTGGCCGGGAAACTACCATTATCGACATGCTGAACGATTTAGTAAAAAATGATCCCCGGCTCTTTTCCCTGATGCGCCAACAAGGTATTTACAAAGTAGATGGCCTGGGATTTGACCTGAACGGAGAGCATACGATCTCTATGACCGTAGGAGGAAATACGGCTTATCCCAAATACAGCAAAACAGGACAATTTACTGCGACTCCGGGGAACTATAACACATGGAGATGCAGTGATGATGAAGACCATTGGAACTCCCCTTCAAAAACAGAAGCGGGAGAATGGCACTGTTGTGTTATAACAGACGATGGAACTAAAACGATTTTAGACGCAGAAAGTGTAAACTCCCAAACCGTACATAACGGTTACAATTACATCTGGTATTACGAAATACCCGGAAAAGATCTTCCTCCATATGAACAAGCTATTGCAGTAGATCCTTACATAACCGAGGATGTGGATTATACTCACGGTATATTTTTCATAAATGAAGATTGGTTCGGCTGGGACAACGGCAGTTTAAATTTCCTGGATAAAAACGGCAAAATGATTTACCGGGCATTTCGGCGTGAAAACGATAATACCGAAACCCTGGGGGTAACCACCCAGTTCGGATGTATTTACGGAGATAACTTCTATTTTATATCCAAGCAAGCAAAAACATCTCCGGAAGCTAAATCCGGAGGAAAATTAGTCATTGCCGATGCCAGGACATTAAAAAAGAAAATTGCTTTTGATGAAATAGGCGGAGGAGACGGACGTTCATTTCTCGGAGTAAATGAAAAGACCGGATACATAGGGACTACCAACGGGATTTTCGTTTTCGATATGGAAAATTTCAAGTTGGGCGATATCATTGAAGGTACTGGCAAAGGTAGTACATATGAAGGACAAATAGGAATAATGATTCGTACAGGAGAATACGTATTCGCAGCAAAACAGAATACAGGAGTATTAGTCATCGATCCGGATAAAAATGAAATCAAAACAACGATAAATTTGCCTCAGATATCTACTATTACAATGAGTAAAGACGGATATATCTGGGCGGGAGCCGAAACAAATTATTTATTGAAAATAAATCCTTATACCCTGGAAACCTCCAGAACCGGACTTCCGGACGTCATGCAAATAAATTCATCATGGGGCGCCTGGAATGCCGGAAGTTTATGTGCCAGTACCCAACATAACATTCTATATTTTACTCATTCGTCACATATAATCCGTTATGATATAGATAATGACACATTCGATACCGAATTCTTTGAGCTTCCCGGCCAAGAAAGCGAATATAAACAAATATTCTACGGTTCGTGCCTGCGGGTAGACCCGGTTACCGACAACCTGATAATTACAGCTACCGAATCGGGATACCTGACCCATTTCATGCAAAACTGGATTCATGTAGTAGACGGCACAAGCGGAGCCCTCATCAATACGATACGCCCCGAAACTTACTACTGGTTTCCGGCATTACCCGTATTCCCGGATAATTATCCCCCTTTGATCTCAGGATTCGAAAATATCTCTATGGTAACGAATGTTTACAAAATATATTTAGGAGATAAAGTATCCGACGCCGACAATATGGCATGTGCCATTCTTAAGACAGCAACGACAGAAGATACTTCCGTTGCCACAGTTTCAGTAGAAGCGGATACACTGGTAATTACCGGGCATAAAAAAGGAAAAACAACCCTCACTTTAAAAGTAAATTCCAACGGAAAAACAGCGGTACAGACTGTTTCTCTCGAAATCGGTAAAATCAGTTCTTCAAACAAGACGAACCTGTCCCTTGTTTCTGTCTCACCCAACCCGGCAAAAGATATCCTCACCATTAAAGAAAGGAAAGGCCATGAAGTATCACTGGTGAACAAGTACGGGCAAATAATACTCCGTCACAGAATTACCAGTGACAGTGAAAAAATAAATATCGCCTCTCTACCCGGCGGACTATATATCTTGCAAATCTCATCGAAAGGAGAACCGAGCGATACAGTCAAAGTTTTAAAATTATAA
- a CDS encoding GDSL-type esterase/lipase family protein encodes MHLRTDVAFFGDSMTYFGDFDELFSDLSVCNLGFCEDTPNGMLGRMDMIRFAKPKKVFLMAGINGLKDSSLSDFRSSYTELVDSILSIGDLKLYVQSILPVNKSVYDLCADFEKVQMANKIIRDIAKQRNLIYIDLFSLYEENENLPMKYTFDGIHLKKESYQIWRDAITEYVYEQKTR; translated from the coding sequence TTGCATTTAAGAACTGATGTTGCTTTTTTTGGTGATAGTATGACCTATTTTGGCGATTTTGACGAATTATTTAGTGATTTGTCTGTATGTAATTTAGGTTTTTGCGAGGATACTCCAAACGGTATGCTTGGGCGTATGGACATGATACGATTTGCGAAACCTAAAAAGGTTTTTTTAATGGCCGGTATAAATGGCTTAAAAGATAGCAGCTTATCAGATTTCAGATCTTCTTATACTGAATTAGTTGACAGTATTTTATCTATAGGTGATTTAAAACTTTATGTTCAAAGTATTTTACCTGTTAATAAATCAGTGTATGATTTATGTGCTGATTTTGAAAAGGTGCAGATGGCAAATAAAATAATTAGAGATATAGCAAAACAGAGGAATCTTATATATATAGATTTATTTTCGCTATATGAGGAGAATGAAAATCTGCCGATGAAATATACATTTGATGGAATACATTTAAAAAAAGAATCATATCAGATTTGGCGTGATGCTATTACAGAATATGTATATGAACAAAAGACACGATAG
- a CDS encoding Maf-like protein produces MLEHLKKYDILLASNSPRRRELLAGLDIEYAVTALPDVDESYPDILEGEEIPLYISREKAMAYRNSMKDNTLLITADTIVWFGGKVFGKPRDKEEAKEMLRELSGRSHTVITGVTLCTRKRKVSFAVSTRVSFAVLEEKEIDYYVEKYLPLDKAGAYGIQEWIGYIGVESIEGSYFNVMGLPVQRIYKELKKF; encoded by the coding sequence ATGCTGGAACACTTGAAGAAATACGATATATTACTGGCCAGTAATTCACCCCGCAGGCGTGAGCTACTGGCAGGTTTGGATATAGAATATGCCGTTACCGCCCTGCCGGACGTAGATGAATCTTATCCCGATATTCTGGAAGGAGAAGAAATTCCATTGTATATATCCCGGGAAAAGGCAATGGCTTACCGGAACAGTATGAAAGACAATACGTTATTGATAACTGCCGATACGATCGTATGGTTCGGAGGAAAGGTATTTGGAAAACCCCGGGATAAGGAAGAGGCAAAAGAAATGCTGAGAGAATTGTCCGGCCGGTCTCATACGGTGATAACTGGGGTTACTCTATGTACCCGGAAAAGAAAAGTATCGTTCGCCGTTTCTACCCGCGTATCCTTTGCTGTATTGGAAGAAAAGGAAATAGATTATTATGTGGAAAAATATTTGCCTTTGGATAAAGCAGGTGCTTATGGAATTCAGGAATGGATCGGATATATCGGAGTGGAAAGTATCGAAGGTTCCTATTTTAATGTTATGGGATTGCCCGTACAACGGATTTATAAAGAACTGAAAAAATTTTAG
- a CDS encoding KdsC family phosphatase, which translates to MSRINYDLEKIKAFAFDVDGVLSADSVPLHPSGEPMRVVNIKDGYALQLAVKLGYQVAIITGGKTEAVRKRFEGLGIQNVYMGVAVKIRTYEEWITACNLKDEEVMYMGDDIPDYEVMQKVGLPVCPADAAPEIKSCSLYISPYCGGMGCGRDIIEQILRAQGHWMKNEKAFGW; encoded by the coding sequence ATGAGCCGTATCAATTACGATCTGGAAAAAATTAAAGCATTCGCGTTTGACGTGGATGGTGTCTTATCCGCCGATTCCGTACCTTTGCATCCGTCGGGGGAACCTATGAGAGTGGTCAATATAAAAGACGGCTATGCTCTACAGTTGGCTGTGAAATTAGGTTATCAGGTGGCTATAATAACCGGAGGAAAAACTGAAGCTGTACGAAAACGTTTTGAAGGGTTGGGTATACAGAACGTCTATATGGGAGTTGCAGTTAAGATACGCACTTACGAAGAGTGGATCACGGCATGTAACCTGAAAGACGAAGAGGTCATGTATATGGGAGATGATATACCCGATTACGAAGTCATGCAAAAAGTCGGTTTGCCGGTTTGTCCTGCCGATGCTGCTCCGGAAATTAAGTCTTGTTCCTTGTATATATCTCCTTATTGCGGGGGAATGGGATGTGGCCGGGATATCATAGAACAAATATTGAGAGCACAAGGCCATTGGATGAAAAATGAAAAAGCGTTTGGCTGGTAA
- a CDS encoding Rossmann-like and DUF2520 domain-containing protein gives MKVVFIGAGNLASRAALAFQQAGVQILQVYSRTEESAHMLGSKLGGVPYTCDLSAIVPDADLYIFSVKDEVLEEVIRKVKPNGALWVHTAGSMPAAVFAGHVERYGVFYPMQTFSKEREVDFSGIPVFVEARTPEDTAVLREYAGKISGRIYEAGSERRKYLHLAAVFACNFTNHMYDLCYRLLEEQDIPFDVMLPLIDETAAKVHLLAPHDAQTGPAVRYDRNVMERQSAMLPDEQMKQIYELLSRSIHNARLKK, from the coding sequence ATGAAAGTTGTATTTATCGGAGCCGGGAATCTTGCCAGCCGTGCCGCCCTGGCGTTTCAGCAGGCGGGTGTGCAAATTTTGCAGGTATACAGTCGTACCGAAGAGTCGGCACATATGCTTGGCAGTAAACTGGGCGGTGTTCCGTATACATGCGATTTGTCGGCTATTGTTCCCGATGCCGATTTGTATATATTTTCGGTGAAGGACGAGGTGCTTGAGGAGGTTATCCGGAAAGTGAAGCCTAACGGAGCTTTGTGGGTACATACGGCAGGGAGTATGCCTGCGGCAGTTTTCGCAGGACATGTAGAACGGTATGGCGTATTTTACCCGATGCAGACTTTCAGCAAAGAACGGGAAGTCGATTTTTCCGGGATACCGGTATTTGTAGAAGCTCGTACTCCCGAAGATACCGCCGTATTGCGCGAATATGCCGGAAAGATATCGGGCCGTATATATGAAGCAGGTTCCGAACGGAGAAAGTATCTTCATCTTGCGGCCGTATTTGCCTGTAATTTTACAAATCACATGTATGACCTGTGTTATCGTTTGCTGGAAGAACAGGATATACCTTTCGATGTCATGTTGCCCCTTATAGATGAAACGGCGGCGAAGGTACATCTGCTGGCTCCTCATGATGCGCAAACGGGGCCTGCCGTACGGTATGACCGTAATGTTATGGAACGCCAGTCGGCTATGCTTCCTGATGAACAAATGAAACAGATATACGAGTTACTGAGCCGGAGTATTCACAATGCCCGGTTAAAAAAATAA
- a CDS encoding nitroreductase family protein has protein sequence MENMHELLLHRHSIRKYTGEPIPPEDVKQILEAALMAPSSKRSMPWEFVLVEDKATLEELSFCKDMGAKPIAGASLAVVVAADPEKSDAWVEDSSCAALLMQLQAEDLGLGSCWIQIRDRFGAELKPAEEYVRELLDIPETLRVLCIVTFGYKAEERKPFDPEKMMWEKVHADRW, from the coding sequence ATGGAAAATATGCATGAACTGTTGTTACATCGGCACAGTATCCGTAAATATACCGGCGAACCCATTCCTCCGGAAGATGTAAAACAGATACTTGAAGCGGCTCTTATGGCACCATCTTCGAAACGTTCCATGCCGTGGGAGTTTGTTCTGGTAGAAGATAAAGCAACCTTGGAAGAACTTTCCTTTTGTAAGGATATGGGGGCGAAGCCTATTGCAGGAGCTTCTCTGGCGGTAGTAGTCGCTGCCGATCCCGAAAAAAGCGATGCCTGGGTAGAAGACTCCTCATGTGCCGCTTTGCTTATGCAGTTGCAGGCGGAAGATCTGGGACTGGGCAGTTGCTGGATACAGATACGGGACCGTTTCGGCGCAGAACTGAAACCGGCGGAAGAATATGTAAGAGAGCTGTTGGACATACCGGAAACATTGAGAGTATTGTGTATTGTTACTTTCGGGTATAAAGCAGAGGAACGAAAACCGTTCGATCCGGAAAAGATGATGTGGGAAAAAGTACATGCCGACCGTTGGTAA